Within Runella rosea, the genomic segment TTGAATCAATGATTTCGCGGTAAAGCCCTCCTGCCTCGTACAGCGTTTCATGGCTACCTTTACCAATGATTTCACCTTCCTGCATCACATAAATTTGGTCAGCGTCCATGATTTGGCTGATGCTGTGCGAGATAATCAATACCGTACGATTTTTCTTGATGGCATCGATACTGTCTTTGATTTGCTCCGCCGTAATGGCGTCCAAACTTGCAGTGGGTTCGTCTAAGAAGATAATGGGTGGATTTTTGAGGAATAAACGCGCAATAGCAATCCGCTGCTGCTGCCCACCCGACAGCGCTTTGGCTTCAGTTTGATAACCATTGGGCATCTGTAAAATTTGTTCGTGCAGACTCGCCTGTTTAGCAGCCGCTACGATTTCGTCTAGGGTGGCTTCCAATTTTCCGTAACGAATATTTTCTTCGATGGTACCCGAAAAAATATGGTTTTTCTGCATCACCAAACCCACATTTCGACGAATCCAGTGCGGGTCGTATCCCGTCAAGGGTTTTCCATCGAGCAAAATTTCTCCACGGGTTGGTGAATAAAAGCCCGCCAATAAATTCATGGCTGAGCTTTTTCCTGCCCCCGACAAACCCACCAATGCCGTTGTTTTTCCCGCTTCCAAATGCAGATTTACACCTTTTAAGGCCTGCTTTCCATTGGGGTAGACAAAATCAACGTCTTTCATTTCAAACGTTCCCGCAAAAGATTTATGCACAAGATTCCAGTGATTTATCGTTTTGCTTTGGCTGTTTTCGAGATATGAGTTATTCTCAATCATGTCAAAAAAGCCCTCCGCGTAGGTGAGGGCTTCGCTGTATTCGTCATAAATGCGGTGAAGGTGCCGTACGGGCGCCGAAACGTTGTTGAACAACATCAAGTGCAGCAAAATCGCCCCGACGGTCATTTGTTGGTTCAGGACAAAGTAAATGGTGACCACAAAAACCATGACTACGCCTAATTGCTCCGCAATGCTTTTCAGGCCATCAAAAAGATAATTGGTTCGATGGTGTTTTACTTCGCTGTCGGAGAGTTGTTGCGTTAATTTCCATTGGCGGCTTGTCTCGTATTCTTCTCTTACAAAAGATTTTACGACAAAAATAGATTCAATAAGGTTAAAAAGTGTGTTGGCTTTTTCTTCACGAAACTGTTGAATATTTCGCCGAATCAGTTTTTGCCGCTTGGATTGTTCCCGACTGATGAGCGCATAAAGTGGCATGATGAGGGTAGCACACACGCCCACCCAAATGTTTTTTTTGTACATCAAAGCCAAAGCCAACAGCGCATTCGCGAACATGGGCACAATGTCGACAAACAAATTTTTGACGGTTTTGGTCAGACTCTCGATGCCTTTGTCGATCCGTTTTTCAAGCTTTCCAATTTGGTTTTGCGAAAGCGCAAAAAAAGACAAATGATACGACACCATTCGCTTGATGGAGTAATTGTGTAAATCGGCCGCCAGGCGAAACCGCAGGCGGTCGCTCAAGAATTTTTGCCCCAATTGTACCAGCAAATTGATAATTTCTTTGGCAAACAAAACCAACACTAGCCCGCCAACTATCCAAGCGATTTGTTGTTGGGTTTGTTTTTTTTTATCAAGAATATCCTGAACGGTATTGACGGTATATTCCATCACCAAAGGAGTTACTTGTGCCAATAAAGCCCCTACTCCCGTGAGAATAAAGGCACCGATTAAACTCTGACGATACTTTTGAACAAATGGCCAAAGCTTTTTTATAAGGGTGACGGTCGACATGAACTTTAGGAGTGAGAAGTGAGGAGGTAGGACGGGCCGCGTACTAATTTTACAATTTCTGCATAAACTCACGGGTGTTGAGCGTGGCATCTGATTCGTAATCATAAAATAGCTCAACCATAGAAGATACAATGTGCGGGTCGTCAGTGAGAAAAGCGGTCAATTTTGAAGGGCGGCCGCTGGAGTTGGAGCCACTCCCCAAAATACACACACACAAGGTTTTCTGAATACCAGGGGTGTTTTCACGAGGAGTGCTTATGAACAATTGAATGGGCAGCGTTTTGTTGACTTTGGTAACGCGAACCCCCAAGTCCAGCATTTCGCGCATGGCCTGCGAATGTTGGTTGTAGAGTTGACGAATCAAAACCGACTGCGCATCGGTTTCTTCCTGTCCGTTCATGGCAATCATAAAACGGTTGTGGTGGGGTACGGTTTCATTAACGGCCAGCGCCGAATTGCTACCACTACGGTAGGTTTCGACCAAGACATGTTCGTTGAATATTTTGCCTAAATATTTTAAAAAGGCGTGGCTTGAACCTTCATTTTGGTCATTGAGCGTTACAAATTCTACACGGGCACCGCTGCCGATTTTTTGCAGATAAATGGCTGTTTCTTTGAGTTTATTTTCAACATCGGTACAATCCCGCAATAACGCTTCGGCACGACGAGCGTAATCAAATTGGGTAGCGTGGCGCAGTTCATGGGGTTTTAAATCGGCGTGTTTGGCTACTAAATCCATCCGAAAAGGGGAGATTGCCTCAATTTTGGCCGTATTTGACAGCACCAATAAGCTATTTCCCTGTATTTTTGAAAGTTCTATTACTTTATCAATACCTTCCAACACATCTTTGGTCCCTTCCATGAGTTGCACTTTCTCGTTGACCTTGCCGCTCACTTCCATCATGATGCCGTTCAGCGACTTGGTCGCCTGCACCAACAACCCTGTTTGGGTTTTAATGTGGTCCATTTCTTGTTGATTGAGGCGTTCTTTTTGCCGATTTATTTTCTCGGTAGTAACCGTCAAAAACAACCCAATAAAAATCCCGACAATGCCCCCCACCAAACCAGCGATGTCCAACTCACGAATGTACTTATCAATGCCTGGGCTGAAATAATTTTGGGGGTCAGTCCACTTACCATTGATAGATTGAAAATCAGACAGGTAGTGCATCGTATCGTAAAAAATATAATACCACTTTAAGCCCAAAGAAATGAGCAAAACAATGAAAGGAATCAGAAAGAAGAACGTAAAAAGCAGGGTGTGTTTTTTGGTAATATCAAACAAAACCGCAAAAAAGCCCTCATCATGGGCATTGTTTGGATGAATTTGAGGCTTAGAATGCTCTATTGAGGCAGCGTTGGATTCCATGAGTGAAAACATTTTTATCGTTATGATTGAACGATACAAAGTTCCTTCAAAACCCAATGCCCGTAAATCCGGAATCACCTACATTTAGAATACAGGAAAACATACATTTAGACGTACAGGTTTTCCTATAGAGAAGCAAAAATCAAAGAATTCCTGACCAACCAAGCCCAAAACTCACCGCATTGGCAACCAATCCAATGAGAACGCTTTTTGGCCAATTTATACTCCATAAACTCCTTATCCACAGGCTTTCCACGAGTGCAACGAGTAGCTCTAAAAAATAAATATTACCCCCAAATTGATAATAATAGTAGACAAGAAACGTCCAGGTCGATACGTTAATCAGGGCACCTAGCCCAACAATAGATGTCAGGTGGTCATTACGTCGCAAAAACAACCAGAGGATGGGAATCTCAACCAGCCACGTTTTGAGAAGATGAATCCACATGTCAGTGCTTTTGGCGAGCTCGGCGATACCGCACAAACAGCAAAACGGCAATGGACAAAACACCAACCAATAATAATACATCAGAAACTGGTGAGCCAGTTGGCGTTTGTACGAGGTCTGCAAAAGCAACTCGGGAAGCAGCCATCAAAAAAAGAAACAAAGGAAGCTTTTTCATAAAGGATAGTTAGGGTAAACATTTAATAACCAATACATTAAAAGCATATACATCCCCAAATTAAGGCTTGTTTCGAGCGCGACGGTAACGGATATAAAATAACGCAGCTATGGCCACCACTCCTGCCACTAACAACAATTCTGTACTACTATCATTGGATTGACTCGATTGATTATAATTCCCAACCTCATCAGCCCAAACCGACGATACCATGAATTGTGCAACCAGAAAAAATAATTTTTTCATGAATTGTAAAGGGTTTTATGAAGTTTGAACGCGTAGAAATATAATCCCCAAGCGCACAGTCCTAACAAGATTAATTGAGGTAAAAAATAAATCTCTGACAGCAGCGAAGAATAAGGAATGACTCCACCCAAGGCAATCGCCAGGCCAAACGTTGCCCCGCTGATGGTAGCCGGCAGTTTTGGGAAAATCCGCTGCAAAGCCGTCACGCTCACCGGTGTAACCGACTGTAACAATCCAGTTCCAAGCATTAACCAGAATAATTTTCGATACCCCCACGACAACGCTGGAACCGCAACTGCCAAGGCGGTCAGTGTGTACAATCTCGCTCCCATGCGGTCGGCCAACCAACCTCCCACGAGTTTTCCAATCATGGCGGCCAAGGCGGTATAAAACAGCCATTCGTATTGATGCGTATACAGTAATTGAACAAAATTCCAGACCGCCGACCGCATGGCAATGGCCGCCAGCAACAAAATCATGAGATAATCGTGCGTATCGAGCAGCGGTTGCTCTTTCCATTGAGTATCCCTTTTTTGAGCGTCAGGGAATTTTGCCCAACCCAAAAACAATATCACCAAGGCTAAACCCGCCATCAGAAAATACATAACCCACTGCCAATGAAGGGCCGCCGCCCATCCGCCCAATGCCAACCCCAAAACCCCAAATGCCGAAAACATTCCCACAAAAACCGACTTTTGTGGGAAACTCATCAACGTAGTACCTCCGCCAGCCACGTGAAAAAAAGCTGAACTGATACCCGCCAACGCCGTAAAAAACCAAACATTTGTCGTTGAAAAGAGAAGTGCGGCAATCATGGCTGCCAATGAAATCACCGAAGCGGCCCGAAACTGACCGACTCGGTCCAGCCATATACCCGCAGGAAGCTGACCGCCAAAAGCCAATACATTGTAGAGCATTACTACTCCTGCAATCTGCCCAAAATCGGCCCGATGCGCCAAGCCTCCCATCAAATATCCCGCCGCCGCATCAGACAAACCATGCCCGAGCCCTAAGGCAAAAACCGTAGGTTGACAGTGTTGAAAAAGAACGTTTTTTGGGACGAAAAACATGGGTTTAGGCTAAGTTTTACTTTGGGCATCAAGTTGTTATCAAATATCACATAAATGCTGAATTTAAGCAAATTTACCTAACTGAAATGCATGGCATAGACCTTTTGAATTTCTTTTTTCATTCAGGAATCCCGCCGCCACAACTCAGCACTAAGACATCCATAATTACCTATATTTTAGCTATAGGAAAACCTATATATTTGGACTATCGGCTTGGAAATGATTACGTTTTGTACTTATTTTCCCTATTCTACAATCAAGGGAAGTCGATGAAGAAATGTTTGTTTTGCTTTTGCTGTCTTTGCTTTTCGGCTCACGCCCAAAAAACGGATTCTTTGCTACGAGTATTGGCAAAAACAGCGGTTGATACCAATAAAGTAAACATTTTGTACGACCTAGGACGGGCTTTTTGGCTTCAGGGAAACGATTCATTGGGAAAAGTGTATTGTAATCAATCAGTCTTGCTGGCGCAAAAACTTCATCATTTACGCGGCGAAGCCAAAGCAAGGTTACAATTGGTTCGAATTGAAAATGAATACCTTACCGACCTAAACACCGCTTACGCCCACCTCGACGCCACCTTAAAAATTGCAAAATCTCTTCCTGATAAATCATTGGAGGGACAAGTGTATTTTCGTCGGGCCCAACTGTATGAGAGTTTTTTCGAGAAACAATCACAGGTAAATCAACTGCTTAACAAAGCCTTACAATTGTTTATTGAAAACAAAGATAAAGTCTGGCAAGGTACCGTATATGCCGAAATGGCTCTTTTGCTCATCAGCGACGGTAAATACGCCGCCGCCATAGACTTGATGCTCAAAGCGCGCAGACTTCAGGAAGAAACCAATGACCTGATGGCCTTACGCTCTACCATTCCCAATTTAGGGAGTTTTTACCGCGAAATGGGCCGCTACGAAAACGCCTTGGCCTGCTTCAAAGAAGCCGAAGTCATTGCCCAAAAACTTAATGACGAACGCCTACGGGCATACATTTTTAGCCAACGCGCCGAGATTTTTGAAAACCAGGGTAAATACAAAGAAGCATTGGATTCCTATCAACGCGCGGCCAAAATCCACGAAATTTCGAAGGCAACTCAGTGGTTGCCAAGGGCCTACGGGCGAATTGGCGGAGCGTATTTTAAACTAAAAGAATACGGAAAAGCACTGCAATACACCCATGCTGCCGATAGTTTATACAAAAGCCAAATAGACTCCAACGAATCCTTGGACCATCTTTCACAAATCAATTTCGGCAAGATTTATTTGGTTTTTAAACAATACAAAAAAGTGATTTCGTACGCTCAAACTGGGTTGGAATGGGCGGCGGGATCTGAGCCACCATTGCGCAAGGAAATGGCCGAATACCACCGTCAACTGGCCGAAGCTTATGAATCGTTGGGGCAATCTCAAAAGGCGCTTTTTCATTTAAAAAACTATAAAGCCGAATCAGACAGTATTCTCAACAATGAAGCACTCCAGAAAATTACCGTTTCTTCGATGACCTATGAATTTGAAAAACAACAACAAGCCAACAAACTTCGTATCCAAACCCTTGAAAACGAACAACTTACCCAAACGCGCAACATTCTTATTGGACTTTCTCTTTTGGGGATAGTAGGATTGGTGTTTGTGTTGTGGTCTAATCGTAGGTTAAAAATCAAAAATAAAGAACTGAAAACGAAAAATCGAGAAATTGAAGAAGCACTTTTCAAGGGACAAAAAATTGAACGCAAACGCGTAGCTTCCGAACTTCACGACAACCTCAATACCAAACTTGCCGCCGTCAGATGGCATTTGGAAGCCATGCAAGCCGAAGACTTTAATCCTTTTAACCAAAAGATTCACAGTCGGTTGATTGACATGGCCAATGATGTTTACGCCGATGTCCGGTTAATTTCGCACAATATGCTCCCAGCCGAACTAGAAATCCATGGACTGGTATCTGCTTTACAAAAATTGGTGGAAAAACTGAACGTAAACACAAAAACCGAATTTCATTTAGTAGCCGATGCAGACCAAACGCGCCCTCCGTCGCAGGTAGAACATGAGCTTTATAACATCGCCATGGAATTGGTCAATAACGTGCTCAAACACGCCCAAGCCACAGAAGTGTGGATAAGTTTGAGCCAAACCGAAACCCAACTCTCGTTGACTGTCAGCGACAACGGCGTTGGAATGCCCACCGAAAGTCAAACGGAAGGAATGGGGATGCAAAATTTACAAAACAGAGTGGATGTTTTATCCGGAAAGCTAACGCTTGGCAGTTCACCCGAAACTGGCACCAAAGTGAGCGTTGAAATACCTATTCGATTATGAAAAAAACCGTATGCTTCCTTCTTTTTTTTACCTTTTCCTTGGGTTTTATTCATGCTCAAAACCCACTGCTAGACAGTCTTATCCACCACATAAAAGACTTATCCACACAAAAAGCCTCTAGCCAACGAGATACTAATATTATTTTGAGTCTGAGCTTACTGACCGAGCGCTCACTTAATATGGGCGATTCCCGTAATCAGTTTTTTTTGGATTCGTTACAACGTTTTACAAAAAAAACCAATTGGCCCAAAGGTTTAGGCTTACATGAGCGGGCTTTGGGAAAACAAAACGACGTGAAGGGAAACTATACCGAAGCGCTCAAGCATTACACCAACGCTATTCAACTCCTCAAAAAAGCAGGAGGGGATTCGTTTGAACTGGCTTATGCTTATGTATTGGCCGCTTTTGTTTTAAACAATAATGGGTTGACGGACAAATGCATTGAGATGCTGAATGAAGCCCTTCCTTATGCCAAAGCCACTAAAAACAAGAACAATCTCTGCTGGATTTATGACTTTCTGGGCGACTACAATTACTATGATTCATTTGGTATCAGGAATTACAAAAAAGCCCTGTTTTACTACAAAGAAGTGGAAAAAAACATTCCCTACACCACTAGCCCAACGCTAAAGGCCGATAATCCGCATTGTCTGGCCAATGTGTACATGAAACTCGGTGACGAAAAAAAAGCCAATGACTACCGCGACAACGCCTTACGCATTGCCAAACATTACAACAACCGTGTTGTCATTTTTGCTACTTACGCCGATTTAGCCGACATTTATGAGCAACAAAAATCGTACGAAAAAGCCCTCGAATATCGCAAAGCTAGTCTTGAATATGCCCAAAAATCAGGTTGGAAAGAAATGGAATCGCGGGCCGAAAATTACATTTACCAAACATACAAGCGCACAGGCGACTACAAAAATGCCCTCAAATACTACGAACTTCATAAAACACACGAAGACAGTTTAGGCCGATTTTCGGTCCAAAAAGCCTACGCCGAACTTCAAGCTAAGTACGAAGCCGAGAAACAGCAATTGCGTATCACCGATTTAGAAAATGAGCAATTAATTCAAACCCAAAATTTTCTAATCGGACTTTCTGTCTTAGGGGTATTGCTAACTTGTTTTATTTTCTGGTCCAACCGAAAGCTAAAGGCAAAAAATCAACAACTAAAAACCAAAAATCGCGAAATAGAAGATGCACTTTTGAAAGGACAAACAATTGAGCGAAAGCGCGTTGCCTCAGAACTTCACGATAATCTTAACACAAAGATAGCTGCATTACGCTGGCGTTTGGAAGCCCTTGACACCTCAAAATACCCCGAAGCTGACCAAAAAATCCACGCAGGCCTTCTCCAAACCCTCGAAGATGTATA encodes:
- a CDS encoding ABC transporter ATP-binding protein: MSTVTLIKKLWPFVQKYRQSLIGAFILTGVGALLAQVTPLVMEYTVNTVQDILDKKKQTQQQIAWIVGGLVLVLFAKEIINLLVQLGQKFLSDRLRFRLAADLHNYSIKRMVSYHLSFFALSQNQIGKLEKRIDKGIESLTKTVKNLFVDIVPMFANALLALALMYKKNIWVGVCATLIMPLYALISREQSKRQKLIRRNIQQFREEKANTLFNLIESIFVVKSFVREEYETSRQWKLTQQLSDSEVKHHRTNYLFDGLKSIAEQLGVVMVFVVTIYFVLNQQMTVGAILLHLMLFNNVSAPVRHLHRIYDEYSEALTYAEGFFDMIENNSYLENSQSKTINHWNLVHKSFAGTFEMKDVDFVYPNGKQALKGVNLHLEAGKTTALVGLSGAGKSSAMNLLAGFYSPTRGEILLDGKPLTGYDPHWIRRNVGLVMQKNHIFSGTIEENIRYGKLEATLDEIVAAAKQASLHEQILQMPNGYQTEAKALSGGQQQRIAIARLFLKNPPIIFLDEPTASLDAITAEQIKDSIDAIKKNRTVLIISHSISQIMDADQIYVMQEGEIIGKGSHETLYEAGGLYREIIDSNARTLNIGRLAATVLG
- a CDS encoding MFS transporter — its product is MFFVPKNVLFQHCQPTVFALGLGHGLSDAAAGYLMGGLAHRADFGQIAGVVMLYNVLAFGGQLPAGIWLDRVGQFRAASVISLAAMIAALLFSTTNVWFFTALAGISSAFFHVAGGGTTLMSFPQKSVFVGMFSAFGVLGLALGGWAAALHWQWVMYFLMAGLALVILFLGWAKFPDAQKRDTQWKEQPLLDTHDYLMILLLAAIAMRSAVWNFVQLLYTHQYEWLFYTALAAMIGKLVGGWLADRMGARLYTLTALAVAVPALSWGYRKLFWLMLGTGLLQSVTPVSVTALQRIFPKLPATISGATFGLAIALGGVIPYSSLLSEIYFLPQLILLGLCAWGLYFYAFKLHKTLYNS
- a CDS encoding tetratricopeptide repeat-containing sensor histidine kinase: MLRVLAKTAVDTNKVNILYDLGRAFWLQGNDSLGKVYCNQSVLLAQKLHHLRGEAKARLQLVRIENEYLTDLNTAYAHLDATLKIAKSLPDKSLEGQVYFRRAQLYESFFEKQSQVNQLLNKALQLFIENKDKVWQGTVYAEMALLLISDGKYAAAIDLMLKARRLQEETNDLMALRSTIPNLGSFYREMGRYENALACFKEAEVIAQKLNDERLRAYIFSQRAEIFENQGKYKEALDSYQRAAKIHEISKATQWLPRAYGRIGGAYFKLKEYGKALQYTHAADSLYKSQIDSNESLDHLSQINFGKIYLVFKQYKKVISYAQTGLEWAAGSEPPLRKEMAEYHRQLAEAYESLGQSQKALFHLKNYKAESDSILNNEALQKITVSSMTYEFEKQQQANKLRIQTLENEQLTQTRNILIGLSLLGIVGLVFVLWSNRRLKIKNKELKTKNREIEEALFKGQKIERKRVASELHDNLNTKLAAVRWHLEAMQAEDFNPFNQKIHSRLIDMANDVYADVRLISHNMLPAELEIHGLVSALQKLVEKLNVNTKTEFHLVADADQTRPPSQVEHELYNIAMELVNNVLKHAQATEVWISLSQTETQLSLTVSDNGVGMPTESQTEGMGMQNLQNRVDVLSGKLTLGSSPETGTKVSVEIPIRL
- a CDS encoding tetratricopeptide repeat-containing sensor histidine kinase, producing the protein MKKTVCFLLFFTFSLGFIHAQNPLLDSLIHHIKDLSTQKASSQRDTNIILSLSLLTERSLNMGDSRNQFFLDSLQRFTKKTNWPKGLGLHERALGKQNDVKGNYTEALKHYTNAIQLLKKAGGDSFELAYAYVLAAFVLNNNGLTDKCIEMLNEALPYAKATKNKNNLCWIYDFLGDYNYYDSFGIRNYKKALFYYKEVEKNIPYTTSPTLKADNPHCLANVYMKLGDEKKANDYRDNALRIAKHYNNRVVIFATYADLADIYEQQKSYEKALEYRKASLEYAQKSGWKEMESRAENYIYQTYKRTGDYKNALKYYELHKTHEDSLGRFSVQKAYAELQAKYEAEKQQLRITDLENEQLIQTQNFLIGLSVLGVLLTCFIFWSNRKLKAKNQQLKTKNREIEDALLKGQTIERKRVASELHDNLNTKIAALRWRLEALDTSKYPEADQKIHAGLLQTLEDVYADVRLISHNLLPTELETQGLVAALQKLTEKLNVNAKTVFHLITNGITERLNPKIEYQLYSVALELVNNVLKHAQAQQVWISISQNHEVVSLTVSDDGVGMSNVEKATGVGLRNISARVEALNGTWLIDSKPTTGTKVTIEVPV